The Hymenobacter baengnokdamensis genome includes a region encoding these proteins:
- a CDS encoding sodium/sugar symporter encodes MHQLATLDYIVFFVYFLIVAGYGIWIYNRKTGHDGTIEGDSKDYFLAEGSLTWWAIGSSLIASNISAEQFVGMSGSGFKMGLAIATYEWMASITLIIVAVFFIPVYLKNRIFTMPQFLHQRYNGTVAMIMAIFWLLLYVVVNLTSILYLGAIAVSSIAGLNLNFCMYALAIFAVIITLGGMKVIGFTDVIQVFFLILGGLATTYLALNLVAKHNGTTGVLNGFHLLTTQANDHFHMIFKRDNPNYIDLPGLTVLLGGMWIVNLNYWGCNQYITQRALGADLPTARGGLLFAAFLKLLMPVIVVLPGIAAYVLYKQNVFGSEMMQGGELNPDRAYPVLLNILPVGLKGLSFAALTAAVVASLAGKANSIATIFTLDVYKKVLNVDASEKRMVAVGKIAVVVAMILGVLIAPNLGIDKKGGFQYIQEYTGFVSPGIFAMFILGFFWKKATSSAALFATIGGFLLSVLLKFLPGMMDLSFLAPFGFSVPVAGRYEIPFLDRMGFVFVFCIIGMVLISLLENARGVKTNGLEIERSMFRPNPTFTAGATLVVGLIVALYSVFW; translated from the coding sequence ATGCACCAGCTGGCTACGCTAGACTACATAGTCTTTTTCGTTTATTTTCTGATAGTTGCCGGCTACGGCATCTGGATTTACAACCGCAAGACCGGCCACGACGGCACTATCGAAGGCGATTCCAAGGACTACTTTCTGGCGGAAGGGTCGCTGACGTGGTGGGCCATCGGCTCGTCGCTCATCGCCTCCAACATCTCGGCCGAGCAGTTTGTGGGCATGTCGGGCTCGGGCTTCAAGATGGGCCTGGCCATTGCCACCTACGAATGGATGGCCTCCATCACGCTCATTATCGTGGCGGTGTTTTTCATTCCGGTATATCTTAAAAACCGAATATTCACCATGCCGCAGTTTCTGCACCAGCGCTACAACGGCACGGTGGCCATGATTATGGCTATTTTTTGGCTGCTGCTGTATGTGGTGGTCAACCTGACTTCGATTCTTTACCTCGGGGCCATTGCCGTGAGCAGCATCGCGGGCCTGAACCTGAATTTCTGCATGTACGCGCTGGCCATCTTCGCCGTCATTATCACGCTGGGCGGCATGAAGGTAATTGGCTTCACCGACGTTATCCAGGTGTTTTTCCTTATTCTGGGCGGCCTGGCTACTACCTATCTGGCCCTGAATCTGGTGGCGAAGCACAACGGCACTACCGGCGTGCTCAACGGCTTCCACCTGCTCACCACGCAGGCCAACGACCACTTCCACATGATTTTCAAGCGGGATAATCCCAACTACATCGACCTGCCGGGCCTCACGGTGCTGCTCGGCGGCATGTGGATTGTGAACCTCAACTACTGGGGCTGCAACCAGTACATCACGCAGCGGGCGCTGGGGGCCGACCTGCCCACGGCCCGCGGCGGCTTGCTGTTCGCGGCTTTTCTGAAGCTGCTGATGCCGGTTATCGTGGTGCTGCCGGGCATTGCAGCCTACGTGCTGTACAAGCAAAACGTATTTGGCTCGGAGATGATGCAGGGCGGCGAGCTAAATCCCGACCGCGCTTACCCGGTGCTGCTCAATATTTTGCCTGTGGGCTTGAAAGGCCTTTCGTTCGCGGCGCTCACGGCGGCCGTGGTAGCCTCGCTGGCCGGCAAAGCCAACTCCATCGCCACCATCTTCACCCTCGACGTGTACAAGAAGGTGCTCAACGTGGATGCCTCGGAGAAGCGCATGGTGGCCGTGGGCAAAATCGCGGTAGTGGTGGCTATGATTCTGGGCGTACTCATCGCGCCCAACCTGGGCATCGACAAGAAAGGCGGCTTCCAGTACATTCAGGAATACACGGGCTTCGTGTCGCCGGGTATTTTCGCCATGTTCATCCTGGGCTTTTTCTGGAAGAAAGCCACGTCGAGCGCGGCGCTGTTTGCTACCATCGGCGGCTTCCTGCTGTCGGTGCTGCTCAAGTTTTTGCCGGGCATGATGGACCTCTCGTTTCTGGCGCCGTTTGGCTTTTCGGTGCCGGTGGCCGGCCGCTACGAGATTCCCTTCCTCGACCGCATGGGCTTTGTGTTCGTGTTCTGCATTATCGGCATGGTTCTCATCAGCCTGCTTGAAAACGCTCGCGGCGTAAAAACCAACGGCCTCGAAATCGAGCGCAGCATGTTCCGCCCCAACCCCACGTTCACGGCCGGCGCCACCCTGGTGGTGGGCCTTATTGTGGCGCTGTACTCGGTATTCTGGTAA
- a CDS encoding glycoside hydrolase family 43 protein translates to MRFFSLLFTLAAASLALTAFAQTPASPGPWVPDLGNGQYKNPVLYADYSDPDVVRVGDDYYLTSSSFSSVPGLQLLHSKDLVNWTIIGTALPVQLPRSRYDQVQPGNGVWAPALRYHNKEFYLYYPDPDLGIFVTRARNPAGPWSAPVCVKAAKGWIDPCPLWDDDGRAYLVHAFAGSRAGIKSVINVSEMAPDGLSLMGDDKLVFDGHQHHPTIEGPKFYKRHGYYYIFAPGGGVPTGWQVALRSKSVFGPYEDKIVLAQGKSPINGPHQGAWVDTPDGKEDWFLHFQDQDAYGRVVHLQPMTWKNDWPVIGLDPDGDGTGEPVLTYRKPAVQARVAVAVPATSDEFASQTLGLQWQWQADPQPGWLTLPSPTAGVLTLNAVPAPAEAKNLWLVPNLLLQKLPAPQFTATAKLSFHPQNEGEQAGLVVLGMDYASLVLTRQGGQIQLSQRTCLQADKGSPEVSTAPVTVPAGQPLYLRVAVQPGARCQFSYSLDGNRFQPLGTEFTARKGKWVGAKLGLFCLGTAGAPKPGAALVDWWHLEP, encoded by the coding sequence ATGCGCTTTTTTTCGCTGCTTTTTACGCTGGCTGCTGCGAGCCTGGCGCTAACGGCCTTTGCCCAAACTCCTGCCAGCCCCGGGCCCTGGGTGCCCGACCTGGGCAACGGCCAGTATAAAAACCCGGTGCTGTACGCCGATTACTCTGACCCCGACGTGGTGCGGGTGGGCGACGACTATTATCTCACTTCGTCGAGCTTCAGCTCGGTGCCGGGCCTGCAGCTTCTGCATTCCAAAGACCTGGTTAACTGGACCATTATCGGCACCGCGCTGCCGGTGCAGCTGCCGCGCTCGCGCTACGACCAGGTGCAGCCCGGCAACGGCGTGTGGGCCCCCGCGCTGCGCTACCACAACAAAGAGTTTTATCTCTATTATCCCGACCCCGACCTTGGCATTTTTGTGACGCGGGCCCGCAACCCGGCCGGCCCGTGGTCGGCGCCGGTGTGCGTAAAGGCTGCCAAAGGCTGGATTGACCCCTGCCCGCTCTGGGACGACGACGGCCGTGCCTACCTCGTGCATGCCTTTGCGGGCAGCCGCGCGGGCATCAAGAGCGTTATTAACGTCAGTGAGATGGCCCCCGACGGGCTGAGCCTTATGGGCGACGACAAGCTGGTGTTTGACGGGCACCAGCACCACCCGACCATCGAGGGGCCCAAGTTTTACAAGCGCCACGGCTACTACTACATCTTCGCGCCGGGCGGCGGCGTGCCCACGGGCTGGCAGGTGGCGCTGCGCAGCAAGAGCGTATTCGGGCCTTATGAGGATAAAATCGTGCTGGCGCAGGGCAAAAGCCCTATCAACGGCCCGCACCAGGGCGCGTGGGTCGATACACCCGATGGCAAGGAAGACTGGTTTCTGCACTTCCAGGACCAGGACGCCTACGGCCGGGTGGTGCACCTGCAGCCCATGACCTGGAAAAACGACTGGCCCGTTATCGGCCTCGACCCCGACGGCGACGGCACCGGCGAGCCGGTGCTCACGTACCGCAAGCCCGCCGTGCAGGCCAGGGTAGCGGTGGCCGTGCCCGCCACGTCGGATGAGTTTGCCAGCCAAACGCTGGGCCTGCAATGGCAGTGGCAGGCCGACCCGCAGCCCGGCTGGCTCACCCTACCCTCTCCCACCGCCGGCGTGCTGACACTCAACGCGGTGCCCGCGCCCGCCGAGGCCAAGAACCTATGGCTGGTGCCCAATCTGCTGCTGCAAAAGTTGCCGGCGCCGCAGTTTACGGCAACGGCCAAGCTCAGCTTTCACCCCCAAAATGAGGGCGAGCAGGCGGGCCTCGTTGTGCTGGGCATGGACTACGCCAGCCTCGTGCTTACCCGCCAGGGCGGCCAGATTCAGCTAAGCCAGCGCACCTGCCTCCAGGCCGACAAAGGCAGCCCCGAAGTCAGCACAGCGCCCGTAACAGTGCCCGCCGGCCAGCCACTGTACCTGCGGGTGGCGGTGCAGCCGGGGGCCCGGTGCCAGTTCAGCTACAGCCTCGACGGCAACCGGTTTCAGCCGCTGGGCACCGAGTTTACTGCCCGCAAGGGCAAGTGGGTAGGCGCCAAGCTGGGCCTGTTTTGCCTGGGCACGGCGGGCGCCCCCAAGCCCGGCGCGGCGCTGGTCGACTGGTGGCACCTGGAGCCTTAA
- a CDS encoding cytidylyltransferase domain-containing protein: MLTLIQARRGSSRLPDKVSLDLCGRPLLVRQVERMQRARLAGHVAVITTDEPGDDALVEICNKYDISVFRGNALDLLDRHYQAARHFGETEAVVKIPSDCPLIDPAIIDKVLSLYTETVGQYDFVSNLHPATYPDGNDVEVMTFAALETAWREARRPLEREHTTPFFWENPDRFRLANVTWETGLDYSMSHRFTIDYPADYEFIKAVYEALYPANPHFGLEDILTLLKQRPDIYALNADLAGVNWYRNHLDELKTVDAGNTKQV, encoded by the coding sequence ATGCTTACGCTCATTCAGGCCCGGCGCGGCTCTTCGCGCCTCCCCGATAAAGTCAGCCTCGACCTCTGCGGCCGGCCGCTGCTGGTGCGCCAGGTCGAGCGCATGCAGCGGGCCCGGCTGGCGGGCCATGTGGCCGTCATCACCACCGACGAGCCCGGCGATGACGCACTCGTTGAAATATGCAATAAGTACGATATTAGCGTTTTTCGTGGCAATGCCCTCGACCTGCTCGACCGCCACTACCAGGCCGCCCGGCACTTCGGCGAAACTGAGGCGGTAGTAAAAATACCGAGCGACTGCCCGCTCATCGACCCGGCTATTATTGACAAAGTGCTGTCACTATATACGGAAACTGTTGGGCAGTATGATTTCGTGAGCAATCTGCACCCCGCCACCTATCCCGATGGCAACGATGTAGAGGTAATGACCTTCGCGGCTCTCGAAACCGCCTGGCGCGAGGCGCGCCGCCCGCTGGAGCGCGAGCATACCACGCCGTTTTTTTGGGAGAATCCCGACCGCTTTCGCCTCGCCAACGTGACGTGGGAGACCGGCCTGGATTATTCCATGTCGCACCGGTTTACCATTGACTATCCGGCTGACTATGAGTTTATAAAAGCGGTATACGAAGCGCTTTATCCAGCAAATCCTCATTTTGGGCTGGAAGATATTCTGACTTTATTAAAACAAAGGCCGGACATTTACGCCTTAAACGCCGACTTGGCCGGTGTAAACTGGTACCGCAACCACCTCGACGAATTGAAAACCGTGGATGCGGGCAATACAAAGCAAGTATAA
- a CDS encoding transketolase, whose protein sequence is MTTEKKQALSELALRVREHIVRLSTDGGCFTGASLSCADLLVYLYADFLNVNPGNLQDPERDYLFLSKGHDVPALYGTFAELGFMPKERLQNHLKSNDSIYWHPNRNVPGVEFHSGSLGHLPSVALGVALDARLRGQQQHVIVITGDGELNEGTCWEALLVASAHKVNNLTIVVDRNHFQANIATEDLIPLEPLAPKFEAFGAVVKRIDGHDFTALEEAFTALPFSPDKPSVIICDTVRGRGLPSIERRADRWFCNFSSEEITSLLKELHSQEATKLTSETLTVR, encoded by the coding sequence ATGACTACCGAAAAAAAACAAGCGCTCTCCGAGCTCGCCCTGCGCGTGCGCGAGCACATCGTTCGCCTCAGCACCGATGGCGGCTGCTTTACCGGGGCTTCGCTGAGCTGCGCCGACCTGCTGGTGTATCTCTACGCCGACTTCCTCAATGTAAATCCGGGTAACCTCCAGGACCCCGAGCGCGACTATCTTTTCCTGAGCAAGGGCCACGACGTGCCGGCCCTTTATGGCACCTTTGCCGAGCTGGGCTTCATGCCGAAGGAGCGGCTGCAAAACCACCTGAAGTCGAACGACTCCATCTATTGGCACCCCAACCGGAATGTGCCGGGCGTCGAGTTTCACTCGGGCTCGCTGGGCCACCTGCCGAGCGTAGCGCTGGGCGTGGCGCTGGATGCCCGCCTGCGCGGCCAGCAGCAGCACGTCATCGTCATCACCGGCGACGGCGAGCTGAACGAGGGCACCTGCTGGGAAGCCCTGCTCGTAGCCAGCGCCCACAAGGTGAACAACCTGACTATCGTGGTGGACCGCAACCACTTCCAGGCCAACATCGCCACCGAAGACCTCATTCCGCTCGAGCCGCTGGCCCCCAAGTTTGAGGCGTTTGGCGCCGTGGTAAAGCGCATCGACGGCCACGACTTTACGGCCCTGGAAGAGGCCTTTACGGCCCTGCCGTTCAGCCCCGACAAGCCCTCGGTTATCATCTGCGACACGGTGCGCGGCCGGGGCCTGCCCAGCATCGAGCGCCGGGCCGACCGCTGGTTCTGCAATTTCTCGAGTGAGGAAATCACGTCGCTGCTCAAGGAGCTGCACAGCCAGGAAGCCACCAAGCTCACGAGCGAAACCCTGACCGTCCGATAA
- a CDS encoding transketolase family protein, producing the protein MNYEQLIHETALADERLLVMTAENRALIRNLPGPLGPRFIDTGITEQTMIGAAAGLALRGRVPVVHALATFLTLRAFEFIRTDVGIPHLPVKISAFVPGFLSDGNGPTHQAIEDVSLMRGIPGMTVFAPADEQDMLAMLPAIWASPDPAYLRVNTRPATYQHTPFEIGKAEIVSEGKDITILTYGMLFEQALIAKDLLTQAGYSVGLVNLRSLKPLDEAAVLNVVKAGSLVVTLEDHFQTGGLYSILAELLLEHELTAKVLPLALKERWYKPGLLSEVLEYEGFTGQHIARRIGERLGGGAHTFGAKTKVVENEFAE; encoded by the coding sequence ATGAATTACGAACAGCTTATCCACGAAACCGCCCTGGCCGACGAGCGCCTGCTGGTGATGACGGCCGAAAACCGCGCCCTTATCCGCAACCTGCCCGGCCCACTGGGGCCGCGCTTCATCGACACCGGCATTACCGAGCAAACCATGATTGGCGCGGCGGCCGGCCTGGCCCTGCGCGGGCGCGTGCCGGTAGTGCACGCCCTGGCGACGTTCCTCACGCTGCGGGCGTTTGAGTTTATCCGGACCGATGTGGGAATTCCGCACTTACCGGTGAAAATCAGCGCGTTCGTACCCGGCTTTCTCTCCGACGGCAACGGCCCGACCCACCAGGCCATTGAGGATGTTTCGCTCATGCGCGGCATTCCGGGCATGACGGTTTTCGCCCCCGCCGACGAGCAGGATATGCTGGCCATGCTGCCCGCTATCTGGGCCTCGCCCGACCCCGCTTACCTGCGCGTCAATACCCGGCCCGCTACTTACCAGCACACCCCGTTTGAAATCGGTAAGGCTGAGATTGTGAGCGAAGGCAAGGACATCACCATCCTCACCTACGGGATGCTGTTTGAGCAGGCGCTCATTGCCAAAGACTTACTCACCCAGGCGGGCTACTCGGTGGGTCTCGTTAACCTGCGCAGCCTCAAGCCCTTGGATGAGGCCGCCGTACTGAACGTAGTGAAAGCCGGCAGCCTGGTCGTGACCCTGGAAGACCATTTCCAGACCGGCGGCCTCTACTCTATTCTGGCCGAGCTGCTGCTCGAACACGAACTGACCGCCAAGGTGCTGCCGCTGGCCCTGAAGGAGCGCTGGTACAAGCCCGGCCTGCTGAGCGAAGTGCTCGAATACGAAGGCTTTACCGGCCAGCACATTGCCCGCCGCATCGGCGAGCGCCTGGGCGGCGGCGCG